Genomic window (Cyprinus carpio isolate SPL01 chromosome B7, ASM1834038v1, whole genome shotgun sequence):
aaaaaaaaaaaaaaagttttaaatgttgtgattttttttttttttttggaattacgTGATCTAGGATCTTTTTTCCGTTTGCACTATTTTAAAGATGCTAGACGAATTTTATAGGGACACTGCAACTCTCTGgcattttttcttaaaaacataatTCTACATATTATACATCCAAAAATGTTATGATGTTATTTACTTCACTTTACTGCAATGCTGCAAATTTAAAGTCTGatttcttttaattcagctaaaAGGCCACCAGATTCACCTCATTTTTAATCCGTGTTAAATTCAGTATGACATCTAAACTGACAAAGGTCTTTTGACtcctatatttaaatatgattgcCACTTCTGAAACTCCacagtgtgtactgtatgtggccATAGTGATTTATTTACCAGTGATCTGACATTCAATAAATGAGCCATGCATACATTCTGAGCGGTTTATTGACTCTATGTTACAAAATGCACTCGTCTAGTTCCACAGAGAAGCATGGGATAGGCACACAGAGCGCTAGATCTGCTCCAGTCAGCTCTTCCCATCACTAAAGGCCATTCACTAACACCATAAAGCCTTCTTCACTCTCTACGCATGCAGCCATCAGGCTCTCACGCCGCTCGCAAGAAATGTGGCATCATCAGAACGTCAATGGGAAACCTCAGCATGACATAGCATTTTTTCagaaatgaactaaaaaaaagaacCACATCCTATACTGTAACTCAATTACAATAAAATCAGACAGAAAGTACAGGTTGTCTGGGATGAGCATTAACAAAGAAAGGCACTGATTTCTAAAGTAGGGAAAAGCTCATGCACTCTTCTCCTGGATAAGCTCATGTGAATCAGGCATGCAGGTTgcaaaactaataaaagtaaacTGACAGTACAGTATGATATAGAACCCATGAAGATAAACATTATTTGCATAATTGGAATAAGCAAAAAGTacgatttgaaaataaaaaagtgggaGGATGCAACAAAATGCTTGTTTGTAATATATGACATATCTACACAcacatttgaaatacaaatcaatGTTTTAATTCTATTCAATCTGTTGTCTGTACTGGCCTGCTTATATTTATACACAGTTATAAAACTCAAGTGACTTCATATCTCTTGTTCTCTGGACTACAGGTTAAAACTTTGAAAGCTCACATGACAAGCTTTGAGAATTATTGTTGCAGTTGTGGAAACTGCTACtaataaatgaaatgcatgaaGGAAACATTTTCACACAGGGATTCATGCACAGATTTATGCAGGTATGATTATGATTTTAATAGCAGCTTGTTGCAACTGAGCCCATGTGATTCTAAAGGCAGAATATGGGAACAATACTGAATCTAAATACTGACCGTTCATTTTAGAGGTGTGTTATTGTGTGAAATTAATTCTCAAATTTTACTTCACAAATCTTGTCGTCAGCCACGTTGCGCTGTAACTTATGTCCACTAGGTGGCGATGTTGTAGAGAACATTGTACTCTTGGTGAACtacatttataacttttttttttttaaatattatgaattgcccacagttacaaaatattttaaatgtaaaagtaatgtttaatgtttaataaatagctTTTTAATTAACGTGGGCAACAAATATTTTGTGGGGTAATAAGTTGGAACATCCTGAAATTAACTAGATGCTATAAAACAGGTTTAacgggacagttcacccaaaaatgaaaattctgtcatcatttacttagcTTGCacttgttccaaatctgtatgagtttctttctcctgttgagcataaaagaagatattttgaacaacgATGGTAACCAAACAGTGGACTTTGATagtaatgaaaaacaaacaaacaatggaagtcaatggctaccgtcaaacTTTTGGTTACCAACTTACTTTAAAatcctgtatgaatttctttcttctgtttaacacaaaagaaagaaattcatacaggtttggaacaagtgaaaggtaagaaaatgatgacagaattttaattttaattttggggtgaactatctctttaagtgatgctttgaaagattttttttttttttttttttttatttttttttttacattaacagagCTCCTTTGCAGACACGCAAATACTGATGgtcaaaaaaatccaaatgaaaacaaatactgCATGGCTACAGACAGCCTGATGTGCTTAGTTAGCTCAATAAATAAACCCACATGGTTAGATGCTTTTAGAACAGTGATATAGTGTTGGAAACATGTAAACATAATGTGACATTTCTCACAAGGACATTATAATTAACATACATATAAGCAGCATTACTTTGTAACAGTGTTTTACTAAGACAAATACAACATGTGTGCTTTAATTTGCAACCTGTAGCTTCCAAACTATAATATAGCATCTTGATCTAGTTGGCAAATGATTctgaactaattaaaaaaaaaaaaaaacactttagaaaacaTACAACATCTTAATCTTTATTTGACTTTCCACCTGTTTTGGCTGGACCCACTGTTGTAGTTAAGAACAATCTGGAATGATTCTGTAGAAATTTAAAGGCTGCAGAGTCACAGGTTTGTACTTACTGAATGAAAGAAGTATGATTTATTACTGATTGTGCTTAAAAACGGAAACAGTTAATATCCCACAAATTTGTGACGTGGTTAATTTGAATTGTCACACTGTGTGTGACACATTACTAACTTAAAGGAATAGATTTGGATAAATAGTATAGAGTTGGAAACatgtagctttacatcacttgctcagcaacggatcctctgcagtgaatgggtgccgtcagaattccaaacagctgatataataattcacaagtaatccacataaaTCTAGTCCATCaataaatgtcttgtgaagtagaaaagctgcatgtttatatcaccatcaagacgttttttatttatttatttatttttcaacgtcaaactgttgcttctggtcaaaattcatatcctctatccataatattctTAGAactctgcacagatcaagcaccttttacaagtgaaaacagtccaaatcaGTTCTAAAGAAATACAGACAACAGGGGAAgaactggagaaagcattattatggattatggacttgtattttggccataagcaacagtttaaagttaaaatgccttgatgcaCTTGCtttttacaaacacgcagctttttatttcacaacacattaactgatggactggagtggtgtggattacttgtggattattgtgatgtttttatcagctgtttggactctcattctgacggcacccattcactgcagaggatccattgttgagcaagtgatgcaatgcttcatttctccaaatctgatcccATAAAGAAACAATgtctacatctgggatggcctgagttttagtacatttttttggtgaactattcctttaactaagGAGTTATTTGTATGTCAAATATTCCTTGTAAATTGTTGCAATCTAAGAATGGgtttttgcacagaaattcattctGTATGTGTTTAAGGGCCAATGTATGAACTGTTACTTTAATTTGTACAATGGCTTCTAGTTATTTCAAAAATTTGGAGAAAAAGATGATTAACAGACTATGTATCTACTTTAAATAAaggtatacattttttacaagtatatgacaaaaaatgtaaaaataatttttctttgatattcaaaatgctgttaattttggTTTATGGTTAAAAGCAATGCTAGTAATCAGATGTGTATCATCGAGGACGTCGGGTTTGTGGAGTATAAAGGTGGTTATGTGAGCTGGCCCGCCAACAGAGTCCATTCAGATGTTAAATGACGTTCTCAAAAAGCTGCATTGATCTCATGATGTTCTCGTCCTGTAGGGAACAAACAGGCACAGGTGAACACTTTAATAACACCTCACCTGTGGAGACTAATGGACTGGCTTCAGGACAACATTCTGCTGCAGGGCTCAATGAACATTATGTAAGGGGCTTTTCTCTCTAAGCGCTCTACTCAAGAAAATCATATCGTAAATGTTTTCAAGAAAGACATTCATGCAGAACATCACATTCAGAACAAAAATAGACTTACGTTTTGACAGCAGTCTATAAATTCATCTATAGTGACCACTCCATCcctgtttttgtccattttctGTCAGGACACAAAAGGGGTCAAAAGGTCAGTGTGATCATTTGAGGTTGCTCTATTCATTTAGCTTTAGACATTTTTCTTCCTTAGAATTACATTTAGACAATCTCCATGATAAAATCAGCACAAATCAGAATTGTAGGACCATTGCTTTATCAATGAACCAAAGTGCTGTGTCTGGCAAacattccttttttaaaatattttaatcacccTTTTtaatggaagcccatttccaccacttaagggggaaaaaaaatcacgctaTGGTAAAtgataattatgacattaaaattaataaatatgagataaaaactgTTTATGAGAATTATGAGATGCTAAGTcataattaagtgataaaaagtcaaaataatgacaaaaatcaaCAGTTTATGTCATAATGAATTAGTATCTCATAAATacaacttttatctcataattagtaAACGTACCATTTATAAATCCTTAGACTAAAatttacaatcattttttactgtttaatcacgttttttttaatcatatttgtgaATTAGTATGACTTGGTTTAAGGTCAGTGTGCTTTAGACATTTTTCTTGCTTAGAAGTACATCTAGACAATCTCAAAATAATATCAGCAAAAAACTAGAACGGTAGGATCCTGGTTATATATAACATGACAATGATGGGAACATTCTGGAAATGGATTTGTTTTACCAATGAATGaagattttcatcatttttattcacttttttatggaagcccatttccgtcatataaattattatgtaaattatgacattaaaagtcataaatatgaggtaaaagtcaaaattatgagatgctcAGTCACACAATgagataaaaatgaaatgaaatgatgacATTAAAAGTCAAAATTCATAAGTCATaattagtatctcataatttcaacttttatctCAGAATTAGATCATTTTTATCTCAGAATCTCATTATCAACTCCTTTGACTAAAATGTACGATGATTTTGACTTTTAATCTCATATTTATGACTTATATATCAAGGCACAAACAGGGTCAAGAGGTCAGTGTGTTCATTTAAGGTCGCTTTATTTGCTGTAGCTTTAGAAATTTTTCTTGCTTAGAATTACATCGACAACCTTTATAACTGCATCAGTAGAAACTAGCTCTAGGGTCCTGCTGATAAATAACATGACATAGATGGGAACATTCTGGAAGTGTACTTGCTTTACCAATGTTCTATCTAGCAAATATTTTCTATATGAAGAACAAATGCCAATCTCACCTGGAAAAATATCTCCACATGCTGTCGTGGAGTTTCCTCTTTAAGCATGGGATATGTGCATTTCCCCATCATGTCATAGATGGACTTTATGATATCGAACATTTCCTGTAAAACCCAAAAAATAGATAGGTGTGTTAGTGTTTTATATGATCGCTTGTCATGTAAGTGATTTTCTGGtaagactttacaataaggtttaataTGTTAACATTCATTAGTGCATTTGGTATCATGAACtaatgatgaaaaacatttttccacatttattaatatagtataaATTTATTACTATTGTctatttttaacttgaaaagTTAAAACTGTATTAGTTTTTACTTTtgtatcataattatgactttatatctcagttTCTACTTTGTGTTTCATATTTGTGACTACTTTGTGACTTATGAGTATCtcatattttttgtcataatgagataaaaagttgaaattatgacatagaAAGTCAAAGTTTTGTCATAATCATGACTTAGTATctcagaattttgactttttgtcaattttgacttttcatatttttcagcTGTTAAATTATTACTATACCATTGTCCATTATTAACTTGAAAAGTTAAAACTGTATTGCTAATATGGAAATTAACACTAAACAAGAATAATAAAAGTTCATCATTCGTTGTTAGTTCATAACACCTAtacaatgaaattaatttaatgcagtgTTCATTATTTATAAAGTGTTACTCATATTCTTTAAGTATTACCTCTTTTGTTATATATCCATCTTTATTAATATCATACAGGTTAAATGCCCAGTTAAGTTTCTCCTGAACGGTGCCCCTTAAGAGAATGGAAAGACCCATCACAAAATCCTGTAATGCAATTAAAGACATTGAGAAATCAGTCAGagcaaacaaaataacaaaataaatctgtcatttacaGCGAGAACATGAATGATGATTATGCTGCTAACCAAACTGCTTCATTTCACATAATGATATGATACCTCAAGGTATTTTAATGGTTGTTTTATGGATCTCACTAATCCAGTATACATGCAAAGTGCATACGTGAATGGAAAGAAATGTCTTTAATAACCATTTTCCAAATAATGAGAGGAATTCTTTCAAACTGAACTTTTCACATGAGCACTCAAGGTTTTTAATTACCAGATATGACAAAATATGCCTTAGCGGGAGCTAAATGGCTACAGGACAAGCCaaactttgttattaaaaacaagacaaGGATATTCTCGTTTAGTTTAATTACTGTATCGCTGGGGACCAGCGATGCTTGTTTATTTCCAACGAATGAAATCCTTGTTGTGTGCAAATTGAAGGTTCTGTGGTAGTTAAAATGCTTCCTAATATCTCTGTAAAACACATATTGCACAATATGCTGTCAGTCAAGACATTTATTTAATGGCTGTTAAggattttaaggtaaaataaatggGAAATGGGAGAATTTTAAAGcctttcattcattaattcattcattcagtttttataaaatcccatttctgccacataagaaaaaataatactttgaTCATAGTTATggcaataaaaagtaaaaattatgagatactaattCAAAATTATGACATCTCATAATTAAGTATCTCATAATTTGACTGCATCTCGTACTGTAATTTAACACACTATGCCAGAATTTTGACTTTTgtgtcacaattatgactttctatctcataattatgacttgatTATGAGCcaaaaagttgaaataatgaGATAGTTGAAATGATGcaataaaatgtcagtttttgtcataattatgaatttgtatctcataatttcaacttttttgtaataattatacatttttatctcATACTTTTAAAACTGGACTATCTCATatttatgacttagtatgtcataattccTATGTCATCTTGACTAGTTTATTTTAAAGGCCCTACATTTATCTgatataaattatttcaaattttatttcaatatatgttATTTCATTAGTCTTTCAGTtaaaactgcatgcattttaCCTTATACCTATAGTGTCCACATCCAAACATCAAACTGCAATTCAATTTCAACACAATAATATTAGGTTCACTACTAtgtcatgcatgtgtgtgtgagagatcgTCTTCAGAATGCTCTGTTAGTATTATTACTTACCTCAAAACTGACAGAGTCATTGTGATCTGTGTCGAATGCATTGAACAGAAAATGTGCATACGTTGATgcatctgaaaaataaaacaggaaactgCTCAGGTTCAATCACAGCAATGCCATTACCTCATTCCATAGCTTATTCTGTTCAACAACAGAGGGGATGTATAAGCTTACACAAGCTATGATCCATTATACTATAAATAATGCAAGCAGTGTGTATATGTGAATGGGCTGGAAATGAGCAGGGCCACGTGAGAGAGATTTGTCACAAACCCCGACAAATGATGTAGAGAAGCTCAAACCCATAATTATAAAACTACTGCTTTGACTTCGCAGTGGCACAAATCTTGTGACTCAATAGAGAAGAGAATCACTACAACAGCCTTTTCCACTTGGAGACCTCCATTCAgatcagtggtgtgtgtgtgtgtgtgtgtgtgtgtgtgtgtgtgtgtgtgtgtgtgtgtgtgtgttggtccgCTGAAATGATGAGGAAAACGTTCCTCTAGGGCTTTTTTAGTTCTATAAATTCCATTTCTGTTTGATGTTATACAGTTTTGGGGTTAAAGACACAACATCATGCTTTGGTAAGtcataaatatgagataaaaattaggcctaattcat
Coding sequences:
- the kcnip4a gene encoding Kv channel-interacting protein 4 isoform X6, with the protein product MSSCRKRCKRELLKFAQYLFRFITGTLNADSVEDELELSAVRHRPEALEQLEAQTRFSRKELQILYRGFKNECPSGVVNEDTFKEIYAQFFPQGDASTYAHFLFNAFDTDHNDSVSFEDFVMGLSILLRGTVQEKLNWAFNLYDINKDGYITKEEMFDIIKSIYDMMGKCTYPMLKEETPRQHVEIFFQKMDKNRDGVVTIDEFIDCCQNDENIMRSMQLFENVI
- the kcnip4a gene encoding Kv channel-interacting protein 4 isoform X9; this encodes MEKKLDFISARVDTSSSSSDSVEDELELSAVRHRPEALEQLEAQTRFSRKELQILYRGFKNECPSGVVNEDTFKEIYAQFFPQGDASTYAHFLFNAFDTDHNDSVSFEDFVMGLSILLRGTVQEKLNWAFNLYDINKDGYITKEEMFDIIKSIYDMMGKCTYPMLKEETPRQHVEIFFQKMDKNRDGVVTIDEFIDCCQNDENIMRSMQLFENVI
- the kcnip4a gene encoding Kv channel-interacting protein 4 isoform X4, whose translation is MMNFEGLEMIAVLVVVVVFVKVLDQFGLLEASYDDSVEDELELSAVRHRPEALEQLEAQTRFSRKELQILYRGFKNECPSGVVNEDTFKEIYAQFFPQGDASTYAHFLFNAFDTDHNDSVSFEDFVMGLSILLRGTVQEKLNWAFNLYDINKDGYITKEEMFDIIKSIYDMMGKCTYPMLKEETPRQHVEIFFQKMDKNRDGVVTIDEFIDCCQNDENIMRSMQLFENVI
- the kcnip4a gene encoding Kv channel-interacting protein 4 isoform X1; this translates as MEKKLDFISARVDTSSSSSGRTEGSACLQNGSRRGVKARLKKLFLCSSTKPPSTTTQNSVEDELELSAVRHRPEALEQLEAQTRFSRKELQILYRGFKNECPSGVVNEDTFKEIYAQFFPQGDASTYAHFLFNAFDTDHNDSVSFEDFVMGLSILLRGTVQEKLNWAFNLYDINKDGYITKEEMFDIIKSIYDMMGKCTYPMLKEETPRQHVEIFFQKMDKNRDGVVTIDEFIDCCQNDENIMRSMQLFENVI
- the kcnip4a gene encoding Kv channel-interacting protein 4 isoform X8; this translates as MGALMVIFSLQTKQRRKRTDSVEDELELSAVRHRPEALEQLEAQTRFSRKELQILYRGFKNECPSGVVNEDTFKEIYAQFFPQGDASTYAHFLFNAFDTDHNDSVSFEDFVMGLSILLRGTVQEKLNWAFNLYDINKDGYITKEEMFDIIKSIYDMMGKCTYPMLKEETPRQHVEIFFQKMDKNRDGVVTIDEFIDCCQNDENIMRSMQLFENVI
- the kcnip4a gene encoding Kv channel-interacting protein 4 isoform X7, encoding MEKKLDFISARVDTSSSSSGRTEDSVEDELELSAVRHRPEALEQLEAQTRFSRKELQILYRGFKNECPSGVVNEDTFKEIYAQFFPQGDASTYAHFLFNAFDTDHNDSVSFEDFVMGLSILLRGTVQEKLNWAFNLYDINKDGYITKEEMFDIIKSIYDMMGKCTYPMLKEETPRQHVEIFFQKMDKNRDGVVTIDEFIDCCQNDENIMRSMQLFENVI
- the kcnip4a gene encoding Kv channel-interacting protein 4 isoform X5, which codes for MWESEGLQTFGIVLIVCASLKLLHLLGLISFSEDSVEDELELSAVRHRPEALEQLEAQTRFSRKELQILYRGFKNECPSGVVNEDTFKEIYAQFFPQGDASTYAHFLFNAFDTDHNDSVSFEDFVMGLSILLRGTVQEKLNWAFNLYDINKDGYITKEEMFDIIKSIYDMMGKCTYPMLKEETPRQHVEIFFQKMDKNRDGVVTIDEFIDCCQNDENIMRSMQLFENVI
- the kcnip4a gene encoding Kv channel-interacting protein 4 isoform X3, encoding MSAPVKRTQWDEDLTQFRKDYSLSKKVLLNCCLVRRIISWASPNKKDSVEDELELSAVRHRPEALEQLEAQTRFSRKELQILYRGFKNECPSGVVNEDTFKEIYAQFFPQGDASTYAHFLFNAFDTDHNDSVSFEDFVMGLSILLRGTVQEKLNWAFNLYDINKDGYITKEEMFDIIKSIYDMMGKCTYPMLKEETPRQHVEIFFQKMDKNRDGVVTIDEFIDCCQNDENIMRSMQLFENVI
- the kcnip4a gene encoding Kv channel-interacting protein 4 isoform X2, yielding MEKKLDFISARVDTSSSSSGSACLQNGSRRGVKARLKKLFLCSSTKPPSTTTQNSVEDELELSAVRHRPEALEQLEAQTRFSRKELQILYRGFKNECPSGVVNEDTFKEIYAQFFPQGDASTYAHFLFNAFDTDHNDSVSFEDFVMGLSILLRGTVQEKLNWAFNLYDINKDGYITKEEMFDIIKSIYDMMGKCTYPMLKEETPRQHVEIFFQKMDKNRDGVVTIDEFIDCCQNDENIMRSMQLFENVI